In Paracholeplasma morum, a single genomic region encodes these proteins:
- a CDS encoding ATP-binding protein, with product MPNYKSMRDEIKAFPETKDLVVEDHELLTVLQYIELKKAFDPKDFNEKFEPYLEKEPYIHITYRVSEAYRNYQIKKDKLNQIDTFYHNDYLIDAKLEDFMTYNDERKKVYEVAKTFCETFQKGVFIKGLYLYGKYRTGKTFLLSAICNQLIDKDAQIVFTYFPDLVRSMKAAIGDRTLEEKIKHLKTCDLLVLDDVGGEYMTAWFRDEVFGPILQYRLQMGLPLLVSSNYKLSALHTLLSDTKDDVDKVKSMRILTRIKELTQEIELSQERYDRN from the coding sequence ATGCCTAATTATAAAAGCATGCGTGACGAAATTAAAGCATTTCCTGAAACAAAAGACTTGGTTGTTGAAGACCATGAACTTTTAACTGTGCTTCAGTATATCGAATTGAAAAAAGCATTTGATCCAAAAGATTTCAATGAGAAGTTTGAACCGTATCTTGAAAAAGAACCTTATATTCACATTACGTATCGTGTGTCTGAGGCCTATAGAAACTATCAAATCAAGAAAGATAAATTGAATCAAATTGATACATTCTATCATAATGATTACTTAATTGATGCGAAGTTAGAGGATTTTATGACTTATAACGACGAACGCAAGAAAGTCTATGAGGTTGCCAAAACCTTTTGTGAAACATTCCAAAAAGGCGTGTTCATCAAAGGACTTTACTTATATGGAAAATACAGAACTGGAAAAACCTTCTTACTATCTGCCATCTGTAATCAATTGATTGACAAAGATGCACAAATTGTATTCACTTATTTCCCTGATTTGGTTAGAAGTATGAAAGCTGCCATTGGTGACCGTACGTTAGAAGAAAAAATTAAGCATTTAAAAACGTGTGACCTACTTGTATTAGACGATGTCGGTGGGGAGTATATGACTGCTTGGTTTAGAGATGAAGTGTTTGGACCAATCTTACAGTATAGACTGCAAATGGGCTTACCATTATTAGTCTCATCCAACTATAAGTTATCCGCCTTACATACGCTCTTATCAGACACTAAGGATGATGTCGATAAAGTGAAGTCAATGCGTATTTTAACAAGAATTAAAGAACTGACTCAAGAAATTGAATTATCACAAGAACGTTACGATAGAAATTAA
- a CDS encoding DnaD domain protein produces the protein MKSKSFWVIGSGALSMDDLSTVTLLYQPIIGSDAYGIYQTFIHFLDCKTYQSDIYQVRFLMDLLNLKEKELIEAINKLEAIGLLSTYIKDDLYMYRLSLPLSPRQFFLDGILGSFLRSEIGNENFKILFNRYAFKEVSREGYTNVTKTFDQVYQVNFPSKLDTNAFILDRKNGKGVIINTDFDFESFYKLLPVRLQKKRLFTKRIISQIASIHFVYGLNSDQLIDVLSEAYDESHASLFYERIGLYATQYFEKNQSALEIEIKQESLDRPILSEFTPQEIIQTYAPKMTNLSFALQTIRQFVERNAVDIGVINAVIIICLRIKEDLPNLTYLEKVLNTLLQKGITTETLAYEYIMKEEPKRKPTYSKQIVERFVPEWMDEFEALLEE, from the coding sequence ATGAAATCTAAATCATTTTGGGTCATCGGTAGTGGCGCACTATCTATGGATGACCTTTCTACTGTTACATTACTTTATCAACCGATCATAGGTTCGGATGCGTATGGTATATACCAAACATTCATTCATTTCTTGGATTGTAAGACCTATCAATCCGATATTTATCAAGTACGCTTTTTAATGGACTTATTAAACCTTAAAGAAAAAGAACTTATTGAAGCAATCAATAAATTAGAAGCGATAGGCCTACTAAGTACATACATCAAAGATGATTTATACATGTATCGGTTATCATTGCCTTTAAGTCCTAGACAGTTTTTTCTAGATGGCATTTTGGGCAGTTTTCTAAGAAGCGAAATCGGAAACGAAAACTTTAAGATTCTTTTTAACCGCTACGCTTTTAAAGAAGTAAGTCGTGAAGGTTACACGAATGTCACGAAGACATTTGACCAAGTATATCAAGTTAATTTCCCATCTAAATTAGATACCAATGCCTTTATCCTAGATCGAAAAAATGGGAAAGGCGTCATCATAAATACAGATTTTGACTTTGAAAGTTTTTATAAACTATTACCGGTTAGACTTCAAAAGAAGCGTTTGTTTACTAAACGAATCATCTCACAAATCGCATCCATTCATTTTGTCTATGGGCTGAATAGTGATCAACTCATTGATGTGTTATCAGAAGCTTATGACGAATCACACGCAAGTTTATTCTATGAACGTATTGGGTTATATGCGACACAATATTTTGAGAAAAATCAAAGCGCTCTTGAGATTGAGATTAAACAAGAGTCACTAGACCGTCCAATTTTAAGTGAGTTTACACCACAAGAAATCATTCAAACCTACGCACCGAAAATGACTAATTTATCGTTCGCTTTACAAACAATAAGACAGTTTGTTGAGAGAAATGCTGTAGATATTGGTGTAATTAACGCAGTCATTATCATTTGTTTACGCATTAAAGAAGACTTGCCAAATCTAACCTATTTGGAAAAAGTATTAAACACCCTCTTACAAAAAGGCATCACTACAGAAACCTTAGCGTATGAGTATATCATGAAAGAAGAACCTAAACGCAAACCTACCTATTCTAAACAAATAGTTGAACGATTTGTGCCTGAATGGATGGATGAGTTTGAAGCGTTATTAGAGGAGTAA
- the coaE gene encoding dephospho-CoA kinase (Dephospho-CoA kinase (CoaE) performs the final step in coenzyme A biosynthesis.) — MKTLCITGGIASGKSLVSQYLKSLGYTLIDSDVITHELLLKEAVLKEINAFFPSAFVAGSLDKKKLADIIFSDKEAKKHLDDIMHQKVYEAIFTELKKHKHEQIVVIDVPLVYETNKQDLFDYVLLVYVDYETQLNRLMSRNQYTKQEAKNRILSQSSLEEKVKKATFVVDNRYTITDTYNQVNDILKIILKEV, encoded by the coding sequence ATGAAAACACTTTGTATTACAGGTGGGATTGCCAGCGGGAAATCCCTTGTCAGTCAGTACCTAAAAAGTTTAGGATATACACTGATTGATTCAGATGTGATTACCCATGAACTTTTACTAAAAGAAGCGGTTTTAAAAGAGATTAATGCTTTTTTTCCAAGCGCTTTTGTGGCAGGTTCATTAGATAAAAAAAAGCTTGCTGACATCATATTTTCTGACAAAGAGGCTAAAAAGCACCTTGATGATATTATGCACCAAAAGGTTTACGAGGCCATTTTTACAGAACTTAAAAAACATAAGCATGAACAGATTGTAGTCATTGATGTTCCATTGGTGTATGAAACCAATAAACAAGACCTCTTTGATTATGTTTTATTGGTTTATGTCGATTATGAAACACAGCTAAATAGACTTATGAGTAGAAACCAATACACAAAACAAGAAGCCAAAAACCGTATTCTATCTCAAAGTTCTTTAGAAGAAAAAGTTAAGAAAGCAACTTTTGTTGTAGACAACCGCTACACGATTACAGATACGTATAACCAAGTGAATGACATACTGAAAATCATACTAAAGGAAGTGTAA
- the mutM gene encoding DNA-formamidopyrimidine glycosylase, which produces MPELPEVETVKETLKRQLLGLTIEKIDIFYDKMMTPEVASKLIGQTFLDIDRLGKYLIFNFEDVDLISHLRMEGRYFLKYDEPISKHEHIIFHLSNKQTLRYHDTRKFGTFDLRETSETFTTKPLNGLGKEPFQMDPNAFYLTLQKINRPIKSVLLDQKIIAGIGNIYADEILFSAHVRPDRLANQVLKHEAHWMIERGIGILQTAIEAGGTTIRTYVSSLGVTGRFQQTLMVHQRKNEQCYICGDVIKKMVVNGRSSFYCETCQN; this is translated from the coding sequence ATGCCAGAACTTCCTGAAGTCGAAACGGTCAAAGAAACCCTAAAAAGACAATTACTGGGACTGACAATTGAGAAAATAGACATTTTCTATGACAAAATGATGACACCTGAAGTAGCGAGTAAGCTCATTGGACAAACGTTTTTGGATATTGACCGATTAGGTAAGTATCTAATATTCAACTTTGAAGACGTGGATTTAATTAGTCACCTCCGTATGGAAGGTCGCTATTTCCTTAAATACGATGAGCCAATCTCAAAACATGAACACATTATTTTTCATCTGTCTAACAAACAAACCTTAAGATACCACGACACACGTAAGTTTGGGACATTTGACTTAAGAGAAACATCGGAAACCTTCACAACCAAACCCCTAAATGGGCTTGGTAAAGAACCTTTCCAAATGGATCCGAATGCATTTTACTTAACCCTACAAAAGATAAATAGACCGATTAAATCTGTCTTACTTGATCAAAAAATCATTGCAGGTATTGGAAACATCTATGCAGATGAAATATTATTCAGTGCACATGTTAGACCGGACCGATTAGCCAATCAAGTCTTGAAACATGAAGCCCACTGGATGATTGAACGTGGCATTGGTATTTTACAAACCGCCATCGAAGCGGGTGGAACGACCATTCGTACTTATGTATCATCCTTAGGGGTAACTGGCAGATTTCAACAAACACTAATGGTTCATCAACGTAAAAATGAACAGTGCTATATTTGTGGAGATGTCATTAAAAAGATGGTTGTGAATGGCCGATCAAGTTTTTATTGTGAAACATGTCAAAATTAA
- the polA gene encoding DNA polymerase I, with translation MEKLILIDGNSLFFRAYYATAYLGTANLMKNSQGVYTNALFGFVNMIDKIIDQPYTHALIAFDTKEKTKRHLSYDAYKAGRPPMPEEMAQQIPLIHSYLKYLNLKDESLAGYEADDIIGTLSRLASENGYEVSIYSSDKDLLQLINDKVTVHLLKKGVTDIESMNPKTFYDKYELHHTQMIDLKALMGDPSDNIPGVPGVGEKTAIKLLKEYETLENLLAHKTEIKGKLGERLIEHEQLAIMSKELATIDLYVPLGFTLEDTIKKPVRTEDLIGFYNEMDLHQFIKRIDKKDTAVDTFTYKVLKDHDEISNILKPNLAIHIEFSDYNYHNSDILGFGLSDGTNHYYIHKDDALASIDFQLYLSDPFTEKYTYDSKAFRVALKWLGYDLRGVKFDLLLAAYLINQKIAKDDFKVICMAFNYNQIDYDDNIYGRGAKKGIPSEDIYQTHIAKKAKAIFDLRASLLDELKAYDQLSLFYDIEMPLSIVLADMEYTGVKVDQEELNRQKESLKSRITELEKKIYESSGKEFNISSPKQLAEVLFVDLNLEPSKKTKTKSLSTNVEVLNTLKDKHPVVELILEYRQLSKLYSTYIEGLEKSIFSDSKVHTIYAQALTATGRLSSIEPNLQNIPIRTEEGREIRKLFVPSKNDYQLLGADYSQIELRVLAHMGEVKNLIENFNSNKDVHSQTALEVFGSASKEDRRKAKAVNFGIIYGIGAWSLSEDIGVTPREAQAYIDKYLDFYPEIKTYMDSVITEASSLGYVKTLFNRRRYIEEIKSPIYAVREFGKRTAMNAPIQGSAADIIKIAMIDLHRYIETNKLKSRLLLQVHDELILEVPETEMTLMNQMVPEVMSKAVKLKVKLETSCDTGENWFMLK, from the coding sequence ATGGAAAAACTCATTTTAATTGATGGGAACTCTTTGTTTTTTAGAGCCTATTATGCAACAGCCTATCTAGGAACTGCTAACTTAATGAAAAATAGCCAAGGCGTATACACAAACGCACTTTTTGGCTTTGTAAATATGATAGATAAAATTATCGATCAACCTTATACACACGCTTTAATCGCTTTTGATACGAAAGAAAAGACTAAACGTCACCTTTCTTACGATGCCTATAAGGCAGGAAGACCCCCAATGCCAGAAGAAATGGCACAACAAATCCCACTCATTCATTCTTATTTAAAATATTTAAATCTTAAAGATGAATCCTTAGCAGGTTATGAAGCCGATGACATCATTGGAACCCTTTCAAGACTTGCCTCTGAGAATGGGTATGAAGTTTCAATCTATTCATCCGATAAAGACTTACTTCAACTCATCAACGATAAAGTCACCGTACACCTTCTTAAAAAAGGCGTTACGGATATTGAATCGATGAATCCAAAAACATTCTATGACAAATATGAACTTCATCATACCCAAATGATTGATTTAAAAGCTTTAATGGGCGATCCATCTGACAATATTCCAGGTGTTCCTGGCGTAGGTGAGAAGACGGCCATTAAACTACTTAAAGAGTATGAAACACTTGAAAACCTATTGGCACATAAAACAGAAATTAAGGGTAAACTAGGCGAACGCCTTATTGAACATGAACAACTCGCGATAATGTCTAAAGAACTTGCGACGATTGATTTATATGTCCCTCTTGGTTTCACATTAGAAGACACCATTAAAAAACCAGTTAGAACAGAAGACCTTATCGGTTTTTATAACGAAATGGATCTCCACCAATTCATTAAACGTATTGATAAAAAAGACACAGCGGTAGACACGTTTACCTATAAAGTGTTAAAAGACCACGATGAAATCTCTAACATACTCAAACCTAATTTGGCCATCCATATTGAGTTTAGCGATTATAACTATCATAATTCAGACATATTAGGATTCGGTTTATCAGATGGAACCAATCATTATTATATTCATAAAGATGATGCTTTGGCTTCAATTGATTTCCAACTTTACTTATCTGATCCATTCACTGAAAAATATACCTATGACTCAAAAGCATTTAGAGTCGCATTGAAATGGTTAGGTTATGACTTAAGAGGCGTTAAGTTTGACCTACTGTTAGCGGCGTATTTAATTAATCAAAAAATCGCCAAAGATGATTTCAAAGTCATTTGTATGGCATTTAACTATAATCAAATTGACTATGATGACAATATTTATGGCAGAGGTGCTAAAAAAGGCATTCCTAGTGAAGACATCTATCAAACACATATCGCAAAAAAAGCGAAAGCCATCTTTGACTTAAGAGCATCTTTATTAGATGAACTAAAAGCATACGATCAATTATCACTATTTTATGATATTGAAATGCCTTTATCGATTGTTTTAGCTGATATGGAATATACAGGCGTTAAAGTCGATCAAGAAGAACTTAACCGTCAAAAAGAATCACTTAAGAGTCGTATAACCGAACTAGAGAAAAAAATCTATGAATCATCAGGCAAAGAATTCAACATTTCTAGCCCTAAACAACTAGCGGAGGTATTGTTTGTCGATTTGAACCTAGAACCGTCTAAAAAGACCAAAACAAAGAGTTTATCGACCAATGTTGAAGTCCTTAACACATTAAAAGATAAACACCCAGTCGTTGAACTTATTTTGGAGTACCGTCAACTCTCTAAACTATATTCAACTTACATTGAAGGCTTAGAGAAATCTATATTCTCTGACTCTAAAGTTCATACCATTTATGCTCAAGCCTTAACTGCAACCGGAAGATTGAGCTCAATTGAACCTAACTTACAAAATATCCCAATTAGAACAGAAGAAGGCAGAGAAATCAGAAAACTGTTTGTTCCTTCTAAAAATGACTACCAGTTACTGGGTGCCGACTACTCACAAATTGAATTAAGAGTACTAGCCCATATGGGAGAAGTCAAAAACCTCATTGAAAACTTTAATTCGAATAAAGACGTTCATAGTCAAACCGCACTAGAAGTATTTGGGTCTGCCTCAAAAGAAGACAGACGTAAAGCCAAAGCTGTAAACTTTGGAATCATTTATGGGATTGGCGCTTGGAGTCTGTCAGAAGACATTGGGGTTACCCCAAGAGAAGCTCAAGCTTACATCGACAAGTACTTAGATTTCTATCCTGAAATCAAAACTTATATGGATTCAGTCATCACAGAAGCAAGTTCTTTAGGCTATGTGAAAACCTTATTCAACCGAAGACGTTACATCGAAGAGATTAAGAGTCCAATTTATGCCGTTAGAGAATTTGGCAAACGTACCGCGATGAACGCCCCTATTCAAGGTTCAGCGGCCGATATTATCAAGATTGCGATGATAGATTTACATCGTTATATCGAAACCAACAAACTTAAATCAAGATTATTACTTCAAGTCCATGACGAACTCATTCTTGAAGTACCTGAAACAGAAATGACACTCATGAATCAAATGGTCCCAGAGGTTATGAGTAAAGCAGTTAAACTGAAAGTTAAACTAGAGACGTCTTGTGATACAGGCGAAAACTGGTTTATGTTAAAGTAA
- the ffh gene encoding signal recognition particle protein codes for MAFDSLSSRLQMAMRRITGKGKLNETDIDEMMREVRLSLLEADVNLKVIRQFTNNVKEKALGQKILSGLNPGQQVVKIVFDELKRIMGDETEGISYKVNGMTVIMTVGLQGSGKTTAIGKMGAFIRKTEKKKVMFIAADIYRPAAIDQLVTLGKQLDIFVYEEGLIKAQTIVKNGLKHAQANQFDVVIIDTAGRLNIDKEMMQELIDVKEIAKPDEILLTVDAMTGQVAASVAQSFHEQLNTTGAIITKLDGDTRGGAALSIREISQIPIKFASNGEKMDAFEVFHPERMASRILGMGDMLTLIESATQNIDEDEAMGMMEKLMSGTYNYNDLLKQFKMIKRMGSISKILGFIPGMGKYKEAINNVDDKQFEKMSVLIHSMTEEERRNPKLVDDSSRRRSRIAKGAGMEVSDLNRLRQALDQQKAMAKQMSKMNEKDLSSIQSNPNKLMPQQKVKKGKGKNKGQFRF; via the coding sequence ATGGCATTTGACAGCTTAAGCAGTCGCCTGCAGATGGCTATGCGCCGTATCACAGGCAAAGGAAAACTTAATGAAACAGACATCGATGAGATGATGAGAGAAGTTAGACTCTCCTTATTAGAAGCCGATGTTAACTTAAAAGTAATTAGACAATTTACCAACAATGTTAAAGAAAAAGCACTGGGTCAAAAAATACTATCTGGGTTAAATCCTGGGCAACAAGTCGTTAAAATCGTATTTGACGAACTCAAACGTATTATGGGAGATGAAACAGAAGGTATTTCATATAAAGTCAATGGAATGACCGTTATTATGACCGTTGGGTTACAAGGGTCAGGGAAAACCACTGCCATTGGTAAAATGGGTGCTTTCATTCGTAAAACTGAGAAGAAAAAAGTGATGTTTATTGCTGCTGACATATACCGTCCAGCCGCGATTGACCAATTGGTAACACTAGGTAAACAATTGGATATATTTGTTTATGAAGAAGGTTTAATCAAGGCTCAAACTATTGTTAAAAACGGGTTAAAACATGCTCAAGCCAATCAGTTCGATGTCGTTATTATCGATACTGCAGGTAGACTCAATATCGATAAAGAAATGATGCAAGAACTCATCGATGTCAAAGAAATTGCCAAACCAGATGAAATCTTACTAACTGTGGATGCGATGACTGGCCAAGTCGCAGCGAGTGTTGCTCAAAGCTTCCATGAACAGCTAAATACAACCGGTGCCATCATAACCAAACTGGATGGGGATACCCGTGGGGGTGCCGCCTTATCCATTAGAGAAATCTCACAAATTCCGATTAAGTTTGCCTCAAACGGTGAAAAGATGGATGCCTTTGAAGTCTTCCACCCTGAACGTATGGCAAGCCGTATTTTGGGTATGGGAGATATGCTTACCTTAATTGAATCCGCAACCCAAAACATCGATGAAGATGAAGCCATGGGAATGATGGAAAAACTCATGAGTGGTACTTACAACTATAACGATTTACTCAAACAGTTTAAGATGATTAAACGCATGGGTAGCATTTCTAAAATCTTAGGATTTATCCCAGGAATGGGCAAATATAAAGAAGCCATCAATAATGTCGATGACAAACAGTTTGAAAAAATGAGCGTCTTAATTCATTCAATGACCGAAGAAGAAAGACGTAATCCGAAACTGGTGGACGATTCAAGCAGAAGACGTTCACGAATCGCGAAAGGTGCTGGGATGGAAGTCTCAGATCTAAACCGTTTAAGACAAGCGCTTGATCAACAAAAAGCCATGGCTAAACAAATGAGCAAGATGAATGAAAAAGATTTATCTAGCATTCAATCAAACCCAAATAAACTTATGCCTCAACAAAAAGTAAAAAAAGGTAAAGGTAAAAATAAAGGCCAGTTCAGATTCTAA
- the ylxM gene encoding YlxM family DNA-binding protein, with protein MDTLDKNERLNQLFQLYGCLLTEKQRDYFVAYYVNDYSFAEIAEDYQVSRNAVFDQLKKASEHLENYEITLKLLEKKQLRMKLIENYLESHDESWILKLREMDDN; from the coding sequence ATGGATACACTTGATAAGAATGAACGATTAAACCAATTGTTCCAACTATATGGGTGCCTCCTAACCGAAAAACAAAGAGATTACTTTGTCGCATACTATGTGAATGACTACTCTTTTGCTGAAATTGCAGAAGACTATCAAGTCAGTAGAAATGCAGTGTTTGATCAACTGAAGAAAGCAAGCGAACACTTAGAAAACTATGAAATAACCTTAAAACTATTAGAGAAAAAACAACTCAGAATGAAACTGATTGAGAACTATCTAGAATCACACGATGAATCATGGATACTTAAACTTAGAGAAATGGATGATAATTAA
- the ftsY gene encoding signal recognition particle-docking protein FtsY — protein sequence MGFFKNLFSKKKNEKYTLGLHKSRETLGSLRKLLQSNPTIDEDFFMELEEIFIQADIGVETVLDFMDTLRKVIKTKQIVEPKDLEETIVDELFNVYLQDEIVIADLNYEPGELNVYLFVGVNGVGKTTSIGKLAYQLKNDKKKVLVVAGDTFRAGAIEQLNVWAKRAGVDFFGKAPGTDPSSVIYDALVKAKKEHYDVVLCDTAGRLQNKTNLMAELSKMRRVIEREVSGGPKETLLVIDATTGQNGLKQAEVFNESTQVTGVILTKLDGSAKGGIVLAIRHLYKLPIKYVGLGEKIEDLVLFDIEDYIYGLFRDFFGD from the coding sequence ATGGGATTTTTTAAAAATTTATTTTCTAAAAAGAAAAACGAAAAATACACTTTAGGTCTACACAAGTCTAGAGAAACCCTTGGTAGCCTAAGAAAACTATTACAATCTAACCCAACCATAGATGAAGATTTTTTCATGGAGTTGGAAGAAATATTTATCCAAGCTGATATTGGGGTAGAAACCGTCTTAGACTTTATGGATACCTTAAGAAAAGTTATTAAAACCAAACAAATCGTTGAACCTAAGGATCTTGAAGAAACTATCGTAGACGAGCTTTTTAATGTTTACTTACAAGATGAAATTGTGATCGCTGATTTAAACTATGAACCAGGCGAACTAAACGTTTATTTATTTGTTGGGGTTAATGGGGTAGGTAAGACAACTTCCATTGGTAAATTGGCTTATCAACTCAAAAACGATAAGAAGAAAGTATTGGTTGTTGCCGGTGACACCTTTAGAGCTGGTGCGATTGAACAACTTAATGTTTGGGCAAAACGTGCAGGGGTGGATTTTTTTGGTAAAGCCCCAGGAACAGATCCTTCTAGTGTTATATATGATGCACTGGTTAAAGCTAAAAAGGAACACTATGATGTGGTGTTATGTGATACAGCAGGACGCCTTCAAAACAAAACCAACTTAATGGCTGAACTTTCAAAAATGCGAAGAGTCATTGAAAGAGAAGTTTCTGGTGGACCAAAAGAAACATTACTAGTTATTGATGCAACCACAGGTCAAAACGGATTAAAACAAGCAGAAGTATTTAATGAATCTACTCAGGTTACTGGGGTTATTTTAACTAAGCTTGACGGGTCTGCTAAAGGTGGAATTGTACTAGCGATTAGACATTTATATAAACTACCAATCAAATACGTTGGTTTAGGTGAAAAAATAGAAGACTTAGTACTCTTTGATATCGAAGATTACATATATGGGTTATTCAGAGATTTCTTCGGAGACTAA
- the tpx gene encoding thiol peroxidase produces MKTFKHSPITVLGTVKKTHEVAPNFSALNTNLEMVSLDSFKQKYVVLNVVPSLDTGVCSLQTRTINEQLASYKDMVVLTISNDLPFAQKRWCGAEGLDNIITLSDHRNLDFAMKYGVLIEELRLLARSVFVLNEKREIVYLEYLDEMSEHPNYENLFNFLNNLK; encoded by the coding sequence ATGAAAACATTTAAACACTCACCAATTACTGTATTAGGTACAGTTAAAAAAACACACGAAGTTGCACCGAACTTTAGCGCACTAAACACAAACTTAGAAATGGTTTCTTTAGATTCATTCAAACAAAAATACGTTGTTTTAAACGTGGTACCATCTTTGGATACTGGGGTATGTTCACTTCAAACGAGAACCATTAATGAACAACTTGCTTCATATAAAGATATGGTTGTCCTAACCATTTCAAACGACTTACCATTTGCTCAAAAGAGATGGTGTGGGGCAGAAGGGTTAGACAATATCATCACATTATCTGACCACAGAAACCTAGATTTCGCGATGAAATATGGGGTATTAATCGAAGAACTAAGATTGCTTGCAAGAAGTGTATTCGTACTAAATGAGAAAAGAGAAATTGTTTACTTAGAGTATCTAGACGAAATGAGTGAACATCCAAATTATGAGAATCTTTTCAATTTCTTAAACAATTTGAAGTAA